A genomic region of Barnesiella viscericola DSM 18177 contains the following coding sequences:
- a CDS encoding DUF58 domain-containing protein — translation METSELLKKVRHIEIKTRGLSRNIFAGQYHSAFKGRGMAFSEVREYQYGDDVRDIDWNVTARYNKPFVKVFEEERELTVMLLVDVSASRNFGAVGEAKREMMAEVAATIAFSAIQNNDKIGMIFFSDKIEKFIPPKKGRKHILYIIRELIDFTPDNTGTNIGLALEYMTNAIKKRCTTFLISDFIDNGDYKNALSIANRRHDLVAIQVYDRRESQLPNVGLIKLQDSERGREQWVDSSSAAVRARYAEWWNSRQEQMLAMLRKSRVDLATIATDDDFVVALMNLFQRRG, via the coding sequence ATGGAAACCAGTGAACTGTTAAAGAAAGTACGTCATATCGAGATCAAGACGAGAGGCCTCTCCCGCAACATCTTTGCGGGGCAGTACCACTCGGCCTTCAAGGGGAGAGGTATGGCCTTCTCCGAGGTGAGGGAGTATCAATATGGCGACGATGTGAGAGATATAGACTGGAATGTGACAGCCCGCTACAACAAGCCCTTTGTAAAAGTCTTTGAAGAGGAACGGGAATTGACGGTCATGCTGCTGGTCGATGTCTCGGCCAGCCGTAATTTCGGAGCTGTGGGTGAGGCCAAGCGCGAGATGATGGCCGAGGTCGCTGCGACGATTGCCTTCTCGGCCATACAGAACAACGACAAGATAGGCATGATTTTCTTCTCGGACAAAATCGAGAAGTTTATCCCGCCCAAAAAGGGACGTAAACACATTCTCTATATCATACGCGAACTGATCGATTTCACCCCCGACAACACGGGAACCAATATCGGGTTGGCCCTCGAATACATGACCAACGCCATCAAGAAACGGTGTACGACGTTTTTGATCTCCGATTTCATCGACAACGGCGATTACAAAAACGCTCTTTCCATTGCCAATCGCCGTCACGACCTGGTAGCCATACAGGTCTACGACCGTCGGGAATCGCAACTGCCCAATGTGGGGCTCATCAAGTTGCAGGATTCCGAGCGGGGACGTGAGCAGTGGGTCGACTCTTCTTCGGCGGCGGTACGGGCCCGGTATGCCGAGTGGTGGAACTCCCGGCAGGAGCAGATGTTGGCCATGCTGCGCAAGAGCCGTGTCGACCTGGCTACGATTGCCACCGACGACGACTTTGTAGTGGCTCTGATGAATCTGTTCCAGCGGAGGGGATAA
- a CDS encoding DUF4381 family protein: protein MKVRSIILQMFCGCLLVSQGVVSASAQNHIVVRAQMDSAAIMMGDQTTVRLEVSQDKGKFVRLPIIQDTLVAGVEVLKISKPDTLDLKNNRIQINNEVLITSFDSGLYYLPPFKYVIDNDTFETQSLSLKVVPVPVDTTHAEFDIKGVDAPPFVLWDYVPAWVVYLLIALVVIAAGIYAYWRWGRKVKTGDAVDETQIIPPYERAMQALHELKDSKLWQQGQEKAYYTALTEILRVYIDQRFHINAMEMTSTQIVETLRRNEETKAVNQQLRDILEMADFVKFAKMRPLPDDNVQVMRYAENFVEETKPEEKTPEEAETASESAPEPESQGEASGNPKK from the coding sequence ATGAAAGTACGATCTATCATATTACAGATGTTTTGCGGTTGCCTGCTTGTGTCGCAGGGGGTCGTCTCGGCTTCGGCTCAGAACCACATTGTCGTGCGGGCACAGATGGACTCGGCGGCTATCATGATGGGCGACCAGACCACCGTGCGGCTCGAAGTTTCGCAGGACAAAGGCAAGTTTGTGCGTCTGCCCATCATACAAGACACACTGGTGGCTGGGGTAGAGGTGCTTAAAATCTCCAAGCCCGATACGCTCGATTTGAAAAACAATCGCATACAGATCAACAACGAGGTACTGATTACCTCGTTCGATTCGGGGCTCTACTATCTGCCTCCCTTCAAATACGTCATCGACAACGACACCTTCGAGACCCAGTCGTTGAGTCTCAAAGTCGTACCGGTTCCGGTTGATACGACCCATGCCGAGTTTGACATCAAGGGAGTCGATGCACCTCCCTTCGTCCTGTGGGACTATGTGCCGGCTTGGGTTGTCTATTTGCTCATCGCATTGGTCGTAATCGCCGCAGGCATCTATGCCTACTGGCGTTGGGGCCGGAAAGTCAAGACTGGCGATGCGGTTGACGAAACACAGATTATCCCTCCCTACGAGCGGGCCATGCAGGCTTTGCACGAATTGAAAGACTCGAAATTGTGGCAACAGGGTCAGGAGAAGGCCTACTACACGGCCTTGACCGAAATCCTCAGGGTCTATATCGACCAGCGTTTCCACATCAACGCCATGGAGATGACCTCGACACAGATCGTCGAGACCTTGCGGCGTAACGAGGAGACCAAGGCGGTGAACCAGCAGTTGCGCGATATTCTCGAGATGGCCGACTTTGTGAAATTCGCCAAAATGCGGCCGCTCCCCGATGACAATGTGCAGGTGATGCGTTATGCCGAGAACTTTGTCGAGGAGACCAAGCCCGAAGAGAAGACTCCGGAGGAGGCAGAGACCGCTTCCGAGTCGGCTCCTGAACCCGAATCCCAGGGCGAGGCGAGCGGGAACCCGAAAAAATAG
- a CDS encoding vWA domain-containing protein produces the protein MVFANPLYLLLLLLIIPVVVWYVLKQKHMQAPLQVSTTQPFDKMPRTYKIYLRHFTFVLRVLAVAFLIIALARPQSTDNWQNSSTEGVDIVLALDISGSMLARDFTPDRVEAAKDVAAQFVSGREHDNIGLVIFAGESFTMCPMTTDHAVLLNLMKDVHCGMVDDGTAIGDGLATAINRIKDGPAKSKTIILLTDGTNNAGDIAPATAAQIAKSFGIHVYTIGVGTKGLAPTPVQTPYGITYQNMPVEMDEAALQQIAATADGKYFRATNKNVLKGIFEEIDKLEKTKLTVKEFSVKEEEYTPWAVLALLCLGLEILLRHTLLKNIP, from the coding sequence ATGGTATTTGCGAATCCTTTATATCTGCTGTTGTTGCTGTTGATTATACCGGTCGTTGTCTGGTATGTACTCAAGCAGAAGCACATGCAGGCCCCCTTGCAGGTATCGACGACACAGCCGTTCGACAAGATGCCGCGCACCTACAAGATATATCTGCGCCACTTTACCTTTGTGTTGCGGGTACTGGCGGTCGCCTTCCTGATTATTGCGCTGGCTCGGCCGCAATCGACCGACAACTGGCAGAATTCGTCGACCGAAGGTGTGGATATCGTGCTGGCTCTCGACATATCGGGCAGTATGTTGGCCCGCGACTTTACCCCCGACCGGGTTGAGGCTGCCAAAGATGTGGCCGCCCAGTTCGTTTCGGGTCGTGAACACGACAACATCGGTCTGGTCATCTTTGCCGGCGAGAGCTTCACGATGTGTCCGATGACAACCGATCACGCCGTGTTGCTCAACTTGATGAAAGATGTGCATTGCGGTATGGTCGACGACGGTACGGCCATTGGCGACGGTCTGGCTACGGCCATCAACCGCATCAAGGACGGCCCCGCCAAGTCGAAGACGATTATCCTGCTGACCGACGGTACCAACAATGCCGGCGACATTGCCCCGGCCACGGCGGCACAGATAGCCAAGTCGTTCGGCATACATGTCTATACGATAGGCGTCGGCACGAAGGGGTTGGCCCCCACGCCGGTACAGACGCCTTACGGCATTACCTACCAGAACATGCCGGTCGAGATGGACGAGGCCGCTCTGCAACAGATTGCAGCGACCGCCGACGGTAAATATTTCAGAGCCACCAACAAGAACGTCTTGAAGGGAATCTTTGAAGAGATTGACAAGTTGGAGAAGACCAAACTCACCGTCAAAGAGTTCAGTGTAAAAGAAGAGGAATATACCCCATGGGCAGTCCTGGCACTCTTGTGCCTGGGGTTGGAGATACTCCTTCGTCATACGTTGTTGAAAAATATTCCTTAA
- a CDS encoding vWA domain-containing protein, whose protein sequence is MFRFAQPEYLYLLILVPVLWGLFLYGRYRSRRNLAKYGNPSVLAPLMTDVSKYKPWIKFIFQQLAFIVIVFMLARPQFGSKLETVKKQGVEIMIALDVSNSMMAKDIAPNRLEKAKMMLSKLVDELDNDKIGLIVFAGDAYTQLPITSDFVSAKMFLNTINPSMVPTQGTAIGRAISTAMNSFSPNESVDKAIIVITDAENHEDDAAQMAQAAAEKNVKVDVIGIGSLEGVPIPIGDSETNFIKDRDGNVVITKLNEALGQEIAKAGAGIYVRADNTNSALRALTSEVKKMKKADIESKVYSQYDEQYQGLAWIALVLLLIDFFIVDRKNSWLKKITFFS, encoded by the coding sequence ATGTTTCGATTTGCACAACCCGAATATTTATATTTGCTCATTCTCGTTCCCGTGCTGTGGGGACTTTTTCTCTACGGGCGATACCGGTCGCGCCGCAATCTGGCCAAGTACGGCAATCCGTCGGTACTGGCACCGCTCATGACCGACGTGTCGAAATACAAGCCCTGGATCAAGTTCATCTTTCAACAGCTGGCATTCATCGTCATCGTGTTCATGCTGGCCCGGCCTCAGTTCGGGTCGAAACTCGAAACGGTCAAGAAACAGGGCGTGGAGATTATGATAGCCCTCGACGTGTCCAACTCGATGATGGCAAAGGACATAGCTCCCAACCGGCTCGAAAAGGCCAAGATGATGCTCTCGAAACTGGTCGACGAGCTCGACAACGACAAGATAGGTCTTATCGTCTTTGCCGGCGATGCCTATACGCAGTTGCCCATCACCTCCGATTTCGTGTCGGCCAAGATGTTTCTCAACACCATCAACCCCTCGATGGTCCCCACACAGGGTACGGCTATCGGGCGAGCTATCTCTACGGCCATGAACTCCTTCTCGCCCAACGAGAGTGTCGATAAAGCCATTATCGTCATCACCGATGCCGAGAACCACGAGGACGATGCTGCCCAGATGGCTCAGGCAGCAGCCGAGAAGAATGTCAAGGTCGATGTGATTGGTATCGGTTCGCTCGAAGGAGTACCCATTCCCATCGGTGACAGCGAGACCAACTTTATCAAGGACCGCGACGGAAATGTGGTGATTACGAAATTGAACGAGGCGCTCGGGCAGGAGATAGCCAAGGCGGGAGCAGGCATCTACGTCCGGGCCGACAATACCAACTCGGCACTGCGTGCCTTGACCTCGGAGGTGAAGAAGATGAAAAAGGCCGACATCGAAAGCAAGGTCTACTCGCAATACGACGAGCAGTATCAGGGATTGGCCTGGATAGCGCTGGTGTTGCTGCTGATCGATTTCTTCATTGTCGACCGCAAGAACAGCTGGCTGAAAAAGATAACCTTCTTCTCATAA
- a CDS encoding tetratricopeptide repeat protein: protein MKAINYIAPLVLAALTLQVSAQGNAVGMTPQANATNATNEAPSKVVPPREKKVDPKAERNSIRKGNDLFEDKKYTEAEIEYRKALDANPSSEIATYNLGAALYKQQKWNDSRNEYKKIVQASTDTMRTAHAWHNLGNISFQEKNYAQSIEEYKNALRRNPKDNETRYNLRLAQLLLKKQQQDQNQDQKNKDQQDQNKDQQKDQKQQNQDQNQNKNNQNKQDQKDNQQQNNPQQQQPQQSQMSKENAQQILDAIQQDERDTQEKVQRALMQQQKRKKTDKEW, encoded by the coding sequence ATGAAAGCAATCAACTATATAGCACCTCTCGTGTTGGCTGCGCTGACGCTGCAAGTGTCGGCCCAGGGCAACGCAGTAGGCATGACCCCCCAGGCGAATGCGACGAATGCCACGAATGAGGCACCGTCGAAGGTCGTACCGCCGCGGGAAAAGAAGGTCGACCCGAAAGCCGAGCGTAACTCGATACGCAAGGGCAACGACCTTTTTGAAGACAAGAAATATACCGAAGCCGAAATCGAATACCGCAAGGCGTTGGACGCCAATCCGTCGTCCGAGATTGCTACCTATAACCTGGGAGCCGCCCTGTACAAGCAGCAAAAGTGGAACGACTCGCGCAACGAGTACAAGAAAATCGTGCAGGCCTCGACCGATACCATGCGGACGGCTCACGCTTGGCACAACCTGGGGAACATCTCGTTCCAGGAAAAGAACTATGCCCAGAGCATCGAGGAGTACAAGAATGCCCTGCGCCGCAACCCCAAGGACAACGAGACCCGGTATAACCTGCGACTGGCTCAACTGTTGCTGAAAAAACAACAGCAAGATCAAAATCAGGATCAGAAGAACAAGGACCAGCAGGACCAGAACAAGGATCAGCAGAAAGATCAGAAACAGCAGAATCAAGACCAGAATCAGAATAAGAACAATCAGAACAAACAGGACCAGAAGGATAATCAACAGCAAAATAACCCTCAGCAGCAACAGCCTCAGCAGTCGCAGATGTCGAAAGAGAATGCCCAACAGATTCTCGACGCCATTCAACAGGACGAGCGCGACACTCAGGAGAAAGTACAGCGGGCTTTGATGCAACAACAGAAACGGAAGAAGACCGACAAAGAGTGGTAA
- a CDS encoding BatD family protein: MKRYLILFCVLVGVAALWADNVRFAVDGPRQVIQGQQFQLEYTLYNASGKNLKLPDFTGCKVLYQGTSSGTSVSVVNGKVDRQTTETHVITLRADKEGSYTFAPATISVDGRTFSTNTWKLTVLPPDKAGASSGGSSSQSGRQGSDDTALFIRTVLSKTKVYEQEAILATIKLYTRASGVQAESYSFPSFEGFVVQDIDLPQNTSFELENYNGVNYKMAVLKQCLLFPQRTGKITINPGKYEFQVETYQLVNGPFGPMRVPQGVSRAVSSNATSVEVMPLPGGKPASFMGGVGNFSLSSSISSTHVKANEAITLKLVIKGSGNLKYLKNPDLKLPNDFDTYDPKVDVSVKASAGGVSGTRTVEYTTIPRFAGTFKIPAVEFSYFDIKSKQYKTLRTEEYEITVDKGAPGSGGKTVSNFSNKEDLRLLNQDIHYIKLNKMNLVQSPTMYIDGWAYWLWYIIPAVAFIAFVIINRKQAKANANVALMKNRKANKVASKRLKEAGKYLKNHDKEHFYDEVLKAVWGYLSDKLGLPNSELTKDNVAAELEKYGAGAELIAEFNEILSRCEFAQYAPSQSDEAMDELYTQTVEAIGKMENTVKK, translated from the coding sequence ATGAAAAGATATTTGATTTTATTTTGTGTGCTGGTAGGTGTAGCCGCTCTGTGGGCCGACAATGTCCGTTTCGCGGTCGATGGTCCCAGACAGGTTATACAGGGGCAGCAGTTTCAACTGGAATACACCTTGTACAATGCTTCGGGCAAGAATTTGAAATTGCCCGATTTTACCGGTTGCAAGGTGTTGTATCAGGGTACGAGTTCGGGCACGAGCGTATCGGTGGTCAACGGGAAAGTTGATCGGCAGACAACTGAAACTCATGTCATAACCCTGCGTGCCGATAAGGAGGGTAGCTACACCTTTGCTCCGGCCACCATTTCGGTTGACGGACGCACCTTCTCGACCAACACGTGGAAACTGACCGTATTGCCACCCGACAAAGCCGGTGCATCGTCGGGCGGTTCGTCAAGCCAATCGGGACGTCAAGGTAGTGACGATACGGCCCTCTTTATCCGCACCGTCCTCTCCAAGACCAAAGTCTATGAGCAGGAGGCTATCCTGGCAACCATCAAGCTCTACACCCGGGCTTCGGGCGTACAGGCCGAAAGTTACAGCTTCCCCTCGTTCGAGGGCTTTGTCGTACAAGACATCGACCTGCCGCAGAACACCTCGTTCGAACTGGAAAACTACAACGGGGTCAACTACAAGATGGCCGTCTTGAAACAGTGTCTGCTCTTCCCGCAACGCACGGGCAAGATTACCATCAATCCCGGTAAATACGAATTTCAGGTCGAGACCTACCAGCTGGTCAACGGTCCCTTCGGCCCCATGCGGGTTCCACAGGGGGTGAGCCGTGCGGTCAGCTCCAATGCCACCTCGGTCGAGGTTATGCCGCTGCCCGGTGGTAAACCCGCTTCGTTCATGGGTGGGGTAGGCAACTTCTCGCTGAGCAGCTCGATCAGTTCGACACACGTCAAAGCCAACGAGGCCATTACCTTGAAACTGGTAATCAAAGGCTCGGGTAACTTGAAATATCTGAAAAATCCTGATTTGAAACTGCCCAACGATTTCGATACCTACGACCCCAAAGTCGACGTTTCGGTGAAAGCCTCGGCCGGTGGGGTGAGCGGGACCCGCACCGTCGAATATACGACGATACCCCGCTTTGCCGGTACGTTTAAGATTCCGGCCGTCGAGTTCTCCTACTTCGATATCAAGAGCAAGCAATACAAAACCTTGCGCACCGAAGAGTATGAGATTACGGTCGACAAGGGAGCTCCCGGGAGCGGAGGTAAAACCGTATCGAATTTCTCGAATAAAGAGGATTTGAGACTGTTGAATCAGGATATACACTACATCAAGCTCAACAAGATGAACCTGGTACAGAGTCCCACCATGTATATCGACGGGTGGGCCTACTGGTTGTGGTACATCATTCCGGCTGTGGCCTTTATTGCCTTTGTCATCATCAACCGCAAGCAAGCCAAGGCCAATGCCAACGTGGCCCTCATGAAGAACCGGAAGGCCAACAAGGTAGCCTCGAAGCGACTGAAAGAGGCCGGGAAATATTTGAAGAACCACGACAAGGAACACTTCTACGACGAGGTGCTCAAAGCCGTATGGGGCTATCTGAGCGACAAACTCGGCCTTCCCAACTCGGAGTTGACCAAGGATAATGTGGCCGCCGAACTGGAAAAATATGGAGCAGGCGCCGAGTTGATAGCCGAATTCAACGAGATATTGAGCCGTTGCGAGTTTGCCCAATATGCCCCCTCGCAATCTGACGAGGCAATGGACGAGCTTTATACCCAGACGGTCGAGGCCATAGGCAAAATGGAAAATACGGTGAAAAAGTAA
- a CDS encoding tetratricopeptide repeat protein, with protein sequence MKKIVIYLLCIVAGMTATYGQESLTKANEAYAQEDYIKAIELYEQTAREHGVSSDLYYNLGNAYYKHNEFAKAILNYERALLLNPGNEDARFNLDMANTHIVDKIDPVGRFFLSVWIDTMRSYLSSNTWAVIGIIAFFLFIGGCYLYLFTRSVPLKKIGFFGGIVVLLIAIMANCFAWGLNEKKEIRNEAIVFDATVSVKSSPAESGTDLFVLHEGTKVVVLSKVGEWSEVKISDGNRGWLPSAAIEII encoded by the coding sequence ATGAAAAAGATAGTTATATATTTGCTCTGTATCGTTGCCGGTATGACGGCAACATATGGTCAGGAGTCCCTGACAAAGGCCAACGAGGCCTATGCCCAGGAAGATTATATCAAGGCCATCGAACTCTATGAGCAAACGGCCCGCGAGCATGGCGTGTCGTCCGACCTCTATTACAATCTGGGCAATGCCTACTACAAGCACAACGAGTTTGCCAAGGCCATCTTGAACTACGAGCGGGCTCTGCTGCTGAATCCCGGCAACGAAGATGCCCGTTTCAACCTCGACATGGCCAACACCCACATTGTCGATAAAATCGATCCCGTAGGGCGCTTTTTCCTCTCGGTGTGGATCGACACGATGCGCAGCTACCTCTCGTCCAATACGTGGGCGGTTATCGGCATCATCGCCTTTTTCCTGTTCATCGGGGGCTGTTATCTCTACCTCTTCACCCGGTCGGTACCGTTGAAGAAAATCGGTTTCTTCGGTGGAATCGTAGTGCTGCTGATTGCCATCATGGCCAACTGCTTTGCCTGGGGGCTGAACGAGAAGAAAGAGATTCGCAACGAAGCCATCGTCTTCGATGCCACGGTATCGGTGAAGAGTTCGCCGGCCGAGAGCGGTACCGACCTCTTCGTCCTGCACGAAGGGACCAAGGTCGTTGTGCTGAGCAAGGTAGGCGAGTGGTCCGAGGTGAAGATAAGCGACGGCAATCGCGGTTGGCTTCCGTCGGCAGCCATAGAAATCATCTAA
- a CDS encoding phosphatase PAP2 family protein, translated as MLEQLIEWDKAVFLFLNNTHTPFWDHFMWIYTGRLTWVPLILSLLFVLFRKNWKEALLVVVALALTITLCDQFASSLCKPYFARFRPAQDPEFSPFVQIVNGYRGGRYGFISSHAANSFGAVVLLALIFRNRLFTITAVVWAIVNCYSRIYLGVHYPGDILAGTVAGIVIAVIVYAIGVKIRHRLWVKHILRQRQSPYYKDPDIVLSTIVICLSVVSISAYALVQVYF; from the coding sequence GTGTTGGAACAGTTAATCGAGTGGGATAAAGCCGTTTTTCTCTTTTTGAATAACACCCACACCCCGTTCTGGGACCATTTCATGTGGATATACACGGGGCGACTCACGTGGGTCCCCCTGATCCTCTCCCTTTTGTTTGTCCTCTTTCGGAAGAATTGGAAAGAGGCATTGCTCGTTGTCGTGGCTTTGGCCCTCACGATAACCCTCTGCGACCAGTTTGCTTCGTCGCTGTGCAAGCCCTATTTCGCCCGTTTCCGTCCGGCTCAGGACCCCGAGTTTTCCCCCTTTGTACAAATCGTGAACGGGTACAGGGGAGGGCGTTACGGCTTTATTTCGAGCCATGCAGCCAACAGTTTCGGTGCGGTGGTCTTGCTGGCCCTGATATTCCGCAACCGTCTCTTCACTATTACTGCCGTCGTGTGGGCCATTGTCAACTGCTACTCCCGCATATATCTGGGCGTACACTATCCCGGCGACATTCTGGCCGGGACGGTGGCCGGCATCGTTATCGCTGTCATCGTTTATGCAATAGGGGTGAAAATACGTCATCGCTTGTGGGTAAAACATATTCTGAGGCAACGGCAGTCGCCTTACTATAAAGACCCCGACATTGTGCTGTCAACTATCGTCATCTGTTTGAGTGTGGTATCTATTTCGGCCTATGCACTCGTGCAAGTCTATTTTTGA
- a CDS encoding universal stress protein, with translation MKRDRLITLAIHTYPKALILKGILESQGIAVTIQNVNLLKPVISPGVRVRIHEQDLPHALEILETDPVFGNSEIAGKPKKNRILIPIDFSDYSMQACRLGFDFAATHEAEVVLLHTFLSPFSMGSLSLAETISHELKESEEHKLLFAKANREMTSFCEKLHQLMVEGTLPSVPFIYRVCEGVPEDTIILMAKELNPSLIVMGSRGKTRKEIDLIGSVTAEVVDNGNFPVFAVPEGFTHTHISDIKNVAFFTNFDQQDLISLDTFMRLFQSYTFGIRFFHLTEKSDAWTEIKLAGIRDYCQSHYPGREIDYKIIGEDNFLDNVERLFQEASIDVMVVPNRKRNIFARLFNPSIAHKMLFHTDTPLITIPS, from the coding sequence ATGAAACGGGACCGCTTGATTACACTGGCTATACACACCTATCCGAAAGCTCTTATCTTGAAAGGCATTTTGGAGAGCCAGGGTATCGCCGTGACCATTCAAAATGTCAATCTGTTGAAACCAGTCATTTCACCGGGGGTGCGAGTGCGAATCCATGAACAGGATTTGCCTCACGCCCTCGAAATTTTAGAGACCGATCCCGTGTTCGGGAATTCGGAAATTGCGGGAAAACCGAAAAAGAACCGGATTCTTATCCCCATCGACTTTTCCGACTACTCCATGCAGGCTTGTCGGCTGGGGTTCGATTTTGCCGCTACCCACGAAGCCGAGGTCGTATTGCTTCATACCTTCTTGTCTCCTTTCTCCATGGGGTCTCTCTCGTTGGCCGAGACGATAAGCCATGAATTGAAAGAAAGCGAAGAACACAAACTATTATTCGCAAAGGCCAATCGCGAGATGACATCCTTTTGTGAAAAGTTACACCAGTTGATGGTCGAGGGCACACTCCCGTCGGTCCCCTTTATATACCGAGTTTGCGAGGGAGTCCCCGAAGACACGATTATACTGATGGCAAAAGAATTGAACCCGTCGCTCATTGTTATGGGGTCAAGGGGAAAGACCCGGAAGGAGATAGACTTGATAGGAAGCGTAACGGCCGAGGTAGTCGACAATGGAAATTTCCCGGTATTTGCCGTCCCCGAAGGGTTTACTCACACGCACATAAGCGACATCAAGAATGTCGCCTTTTTCACCAATTTTGACCAGCAGGACTTGATTTCGCTCGATACCTTCATGCGCCTGTTCCAGAGCTACACCTTTGGCATACGGTTCTTCCATTTGACCGAGAAAAGCGATGCCTGGACCGAAATAAAGTTGGCCGGTATTCGCGACTACTGCCAGTCGCACTATCCCGGTAGGGAAATCGACTACAAGATAATCGGCGAGGACAATTTCCTCGACAACGTTGAGCGACTTTTCCAAGAGGCCTCCATCGATGTCATGGTCGTCCCCAACCGCAAGCGTAACATCTTTGCCCGTCTTTTCAATCCCAGCATCGCTCACAAAATGCTGTTCCACACCGATACACCTCTCATTACCATTCCCTCTTGA
- a CDS encoding co-chaperone GroES has product MTIKPLADRVLVLPAPAEEKTIGGIIIPDSAKEKPLKGQVIAIGNGTKDEEMVVKPGDTVLYGKYAGTEIELDGEKYLIMRQSDILAIL; this is encoded by the coding sequence ATGACTATTAAACCGTTAGCAGACAGAGTATTGGTGCTCCCAGCTCCTGCAGAAGAGAAAACAATCGGCGGTATTATTATCCCTGATTCGGCCAAAGAAAAACCCCTCAAAGGTCAAGTAATTGCCATCGGCAATGGTACCAAAGACGAGGAAATGGTAGTGAAACCCGGCGATACCGTTTTGTACGGTAAATATGCGGGCACCGAAATCGAATTGGACGGTGAAAAATATCTGATCATGAGACAATCCGATATTTTGGCAATCCTTTAA